One stretch of bacterium DNA includes these proteins:
- a CDS encoding LLM class F420-dependent oxidoreductase, with protein sequence MKLGLVAGYSPATMSVPMDLIKEAESLGFTSVWTAEAWGSDAATPAAWILALTEKINVGTAIMQMPGRTPAMTAMTAMTLYAMSGGRFILGLGPSGPQVVEGWHGVPYGRPLTRTKEYISIIRTILERKEKLEHQGYHYQIPYTGEGASGLGKPLKSILHGDPSLKIYTASISPNGMKCAGEASDGVFPVWMNPERYDIFEESLNEGFAAAGGGKSLDDFEIAPFCTTILNDDLEKARMPVKANLALYIGGMGARDKNFYNDYCKRLGYPDAAKEIQDLFLDGKKAEAAAAVPDQLVDDVALVGSADRIRDRLQAWKAAGEKRHVGSLLAGTQSVEALRVLAEEVL encoded by the coding sequence ATGAAGCTCGGACTCGTCGCCGGCTATTCCCCCGCCACCATGAGCGTCCCGATGGACCTGATCAAGGAAGCCGAGAGCCTCGGCTTCACGTCGGTCTGGACCGCGGAAGCCTGGGGCTCCGATGCGGCGACGCCCGCGGCCTGGATCCTCGCGTTGACCGAGAAGATCAACGTCGGCACCGCGATCATGCAGATGCCCGGTCGCACCCCGGCCATGACGGCCATGACGGCGATGACCCTCTACGCCATGTCCGGCGGACGCTTCATCCTCGGTCTCGGGCCCTCGGGTCCGCAGGTCGTCGAGGGCTGGCACGGCGTGCCCTACGGTCGGCCGTTGACCCGCACGAAGGAATACATCTCGATCATCCGCACGATCCTCGAGCGCAAGGAGAAGCTCGAGCACCAGGGCTACCACTATCAGATTCCGTACACCGGCGAAGGCGCTTCGGGTCTCGGCAAGCCGCTCAAGAGCATCCTGCACGGCGATCCGAGCCTGAAGATCTACACCGCCTCGATCTCGCCCAACGGAATGAAGTGCGCCGGCGAAGCGTCCGACGGCGTCTTCCCCGTCTGGATGAACCCCGAGCGCTACGACATCTTCGAGGAGTCGCTGAACGAAGGCTTCGCCGCGGCGGGCGGGGGCAAGTCCCTCGACGACTTCGAGATCGCGCCGTTCTGCACGACGATCCTGAACGACGACCTCGAGAAGGCCCGCATGCCCGTCAAGGCGAACCTCGCGCTGTACATCGGCGGCATGGGCGCGCGCGACAAGAACTTCTACAACGACTACTGCAAGCGCCTCGGCTATCCGGATGCCGCGAAGGAGATCCAGGACCTCTTCCTCGACGGCAAGAAGGCCGAGGCGGCAGCGGCCGTTCCCGATCAACTCGTCGACGACGTCGCCCTCGTCGGCTCGGCGGACCGCATCCGCGATCGCCTGCAGGCCTGGAAGGCCGCGGGCGAGAAGCGCCACGTGGGCTCGCTGCTCGCAGGAACCCAGAGCGTCGAAGCGCTCCGGGTTCTCGCCGAGGAAGTGCTCTAG
- a CDS encoding MTH1187 family thiamine-binding protein, whose product MAIAAVSISPMGVGLSVSEYVAAAVAVLEAQDRVTWQLDSMFTTLEGEPDALFEVIRAMQEAVFAAGAERVGTVIKMDDRRDRPATMAEKVASVEARLASRDE is encoded by the coding sequence ATGGCGATTGCAGCAGTCAGCATCTCTCCGATGGGCGTGGGCCTCTCGGTCTCCGAATACGTCGCGGCGGCGGTCGCCGTCCTCGAGGCCCAGGATCGCGTGACCTGGCAGCTCGACTCGATGTTCACCACGCTCGAGGGCGAGCCGGACGCGCTCTTCGAGGTGATCCGGGCGATGCAGGAGGCGGTCTTCGCGGCCGGCGCCGAAAGGGTGGGGACGGTGATCAAGATGGACGACCGGCGTGATCGGCCCGCGACCATGGCGGAGAAAGTCGCCTCGGTGGAGGCGCGGCTCGCCAGCCGAGACGAATAA
- a CDS encoding DUF6178 family protein, with product MDLPRAFVPEARRLLKLARDDRREAERALASLPAEQQATVVCEAPLSIRRQVIELLPSPEDVIPLIPEAEFTYTCRSIGLDDASWLLPMATDAQIVTSFDLDAWAGLTIDPTRLDGWVAALASAEDETLLRAARAVDPEMLVIYLRNHVDVHLKPSEQEDPDWQPPDGGQTLEGQFYFVAKDPKDDLAPMLSLLHSLFQGDYWLYFRVIQAVKEELQTENEEWALRWRTGRLEDLGFPSWDASMRIYGFMRPEAMTTVPAETKALDLASWALPVWITELPGIASDERALFRATRELTADERSAVFYGLIALSNRIAVADRMELGDPESLPGAIDKATRFASDGLEHVAGENGLSLEETLRRVPLERLFRVGTNLDREAALPTSITEDEEDEDDASPNEDATVH from the coding sequence ATGGACCTCCCCCGCGCATTCGTGCCGGAGGCGCGCCGCCTCCTCAAGCTGGCCCGAGACGACCGGCGCGAAGCGGAGCGCGCGCTCGCGTCGCTTCCGGCCGAGCAACAGGCGACCGTCGTCTGCGAAGCACCGCTCTCGATCCGCCGCCAGGTGATCGAGCTGCTCCCCAGCCCGGAAGACGTGATTCCGCTCATCCCCGAAGCCGAGTTCACGTACACGTGCCGCTCGATCGGCCTCGACGACGCGAGCTGGCTGCTGCCGATGGCGACGGACGCCCAGATCGTCACGAGCTTCGACCTCGACGCCTGGGCCGGCCTGACGATCGACCCCACGCGGCTCGACGGATGGGTCGCGGCGCTCGCCTCCGCCGAAGACGAGACGCTCCTGCGTGCCGCCCGCGCCGTCGACCCGGAGATGCTCGTCATCTACCTGCGCAACCACGTCGACGTCCACCTCAAGCCGAGCGAGCAGGAGGACCCGGACTGGCAGCCGCCGGACGGTGGGCAGACCCTCGAAGGACAGTTCTACTTCGTCGCGAAGGACCCGAAGGACGACCTCGCGCCGATGCTCAGCCTGCTCCACTCGCTCTTCCAGGGCGACTACTGGCTCTACTTCCGCGTGATCCAGGCCGTGAAGGAAGAGCTGCAGACGGAGAACGAGGAGTGGGCCCTTCGCTGGAGAACGGGCCGCCTGGAAGATCTGGGCTTCCCGTCGTGGGACGCGTCGATGCGCATCTACGGGTTCATGCGACCGGAGGCGATGACGACCGTTCCGGCCGAGACGAAGGCCCTCGACCTGGCGAGCTGGGCGCTGCCAGTCTGGATCACCGAGCTCCCCGGGATCGCGAGCGACGAGCGCGCGCTCTTCCGCGCGACCCGCGAGCTCACCGCCGACGAGCGAAGCGCCGTCTTCTACGGGCTGATCGCGCTCTCGAACCGGATCGCCGTCGCCGACCGGATGGAGCTCGGCGATCCGGAATCCCTGCCGGGCGCCATCGACAAGGCGACGCGCTTCGCCAGCGACGGACTCGAACACGTCGCCGGGGAGAACGGCCTCTCTCTCGAGGAGACGCTTCGCCGCGTTCCCCTCGAGCGTCTCTTCCGGGTCGGCACCAATCTCGACCGCGAGGCTGCGCTCCCCACTTCGATCACCGAAGACGAGGAAGACGAGGACGACGCTTCGCCGAACGAGGATGCCACCGTCCACTAG
- a CDS encoding phosphoadenylyl-sulfate reductase, translating to MTLQSLDALAGKPFKDEVLGLVEQDAMEERSASEILTWAVENFHPRLTISASFGAPEGMALIDMLHKVDPTTRVFVLDTGRLHPATYDLIDRVRDRYDKNVEVVFPNAEEVQDMVRDAGMNLFYASHEDRKRCCRIRKVLPMRRHLTNFDAYVTGLRRDQNANRANARKVEIDSANGDLVKINPLADWTHEQVMDYVTDHAVPINRLHQQNFPSIGCEPCTRSVAPGADPRSGRWWWESDDTKECGLHLADTEESGGSGI from the coding sequence GTGACTCTGCAATCGCTCGATGCGCTCGCCGGAAAGCCGTTCAAGGACGAGGTCCTGGGTCTGGTGGAGCAAGACGCCATGGAAGAACGCAGCGCGAGCGAAATTCTGACTTGGGCAGTCGAGAATTTCCATCCGCGACTGACGATCTCTGCTTCGTTCGGCGCGCCCGAAGGCATGGCGCTGATCGACATGCTCCACAAAGTCGATCCGACGACCCGGGTCTTCGTGCTCGATACCGGGCGCCTCCACCCGGCGACCTACGACCTGATCGACCGGGTTCGCGACCGCTACGACAAGAACGTCGAGGTCGTGTTTCCGAATGCCGAAGAAGTCCAGGACATGGTCCGCGACGCCGGCATGAACCTCTTCTACGCATCCCACGAGGACCGGAAGCGCTGCTGCCGGATTCGCAAGGTCCTGCCGATGCGCCGCCACCTCACGAACTTCGACGCCTACGTGACGGGGCTGCGCCGGGACCAGAACGCGAATCGCGCGAATGCGCGGAAGGTCGAGATCGACTCTGCGAACGGGGATCTGGTCAAGATCAACCCTCTCGCCGACTGGACCCACGAGCAGGTGATGGACTACGTCACCGACCACGCGGTCCCGATCAATCGCCTGCACCAGCAGAACTTCCCGTCGATCGGTTGCGAACCCTGCACCCGATCCGTCGCCCCGGGCGCGGATCCGCGTTCCGGGCGCTGGTGGTGGGAGAGCGACGACACCAAGGAATGCGGTCTCCACCTGGCCGATACCGAGGAGTCCGGCGGCTCGGGCATCTGA
- the folK gene encoding 2-amino-4-hydroxy-6-hydroxymethyldihydropteridine diphosphokinase has product MRAGGERVYVALGANLGDREATFSAAIAALEREPDLRLVAASGVYETPPLGPPGQAPYLNAVVALHAWLSPIALLERLQAIEAALGRIRGPEAVRWGPRALDLDLLFFGDRCVSLPALEVPHPRLHERAFVLVPLADVAPALVHPVRGGSVEAMLAAQARIEEILPRPRPDGWPGAR; this is encoded by the coding sequence ATGCGAGCGGGCGGAGAACGGGTCTACGTGGCCCTGGGCGCGAATCTCGGCGATAGGGAAGCGACCTTCTCGGCGGCGATCGCCGCCCTCGAGCGCGAGCCGGATCTGCGTCTGGTGGCGGCTTCGGGCGTGTATGAGACGCCTCCGCTCGGCCCGCCCGGGCAGGCGCCCTACCTGAACGCCGTCGTGGCGCTCCATGCGTGGCTCTCGCCGATCGCGCTGCTGGAGCGCCTGCAGGCGATCGAGGCCGCGCTCGGCCGGATCCGCGGGCCGGAGGCCGTTCGCTGGGGCCCCCGCGCCCTCGATCTCGATCTCCTCTTCTTCGGGGATCGGTGCGTCTCGCTGCCCGCGCTCGAGGTGCCCCATCCGCGGCTCCACGAGCGCGCCTTCGTGCTGGTCCCCCTGGCCGACGTCGCGCCGGCGCTGGTCCACCCGGTCCGGGGCGGGAGCGTGGAAGCCATGTTGGCGGCGCAGGCCCGCATCGAGGAGATCCTGCCCCGTCCGCGACCCGATGGCTGGCCGGGCGCGCGCTGA
- a CDS encoding aspartate aminotransferase family protein: MTAPRSESDEQADVPVTLPPSLRTAVPGPASRDLAERLARVESRNVTALDPVPIFWERAQGAQLWDVDGNRFIDLTAAFGVANVGHAHPEVARAIASQATTLLHGMGDVHPPRVKVELLEKLTKLYPRGGSAEAPAVRTVLSSSGSDAVETAIKTAMLATGRAGLLAFEGAYHGLSFGALDATWRADFREPFEARLPRATRFVPYDDLESVRRVANEAREEIGAVIVEPLQGRGGERVPTEGFLRGLREICDEAGWLLIADEIYTGLGRTGRVFACDHEGVVPDLLCVGKGLASGMPLSACLGLVGIFDAWPRSDGEALHTQTFLGHPASCAAAVASLDLSARLDLPNRAAKLGQEILDRLRVDLAQVDAVVEVRGRGLMIGIECVRPEISLDATTRLLERGFVLLPSGDGGRVLSLTPPLVIDREAIHLACDAIVDVLTSGATS; the protein is encoded by the coding sequence ATGACCGCCCCGCGCTCCGAAAGCGACGAGCAGGCCGACGTGCCGGTGACGCTTCCGCCGTCCCTCCGGACCGCGGTGCCGGGACCCGCGTCGCGTGACCTCGCCGAGCGGCTGGCCCGGGTCGAGAGTCGCAACGTGACCGCCCTCGACCCGGTCCCGATCTTCTGGGAGCGCGCCCAGGGCGCCCAGCTCTGGGACGTCGACGGCAACCGCTTCATCGACCTCACCGCCGCCTTCGGGGTCGCCAACGTCGGGCACGCCCACCCGGAAGTCGCCCGGGCGATCGCGTCCCAGGCCACGACCCTCCTCCATGGAATGGGCGACGTACATCCGCCGCGGGTGAAGGTCGAGCTCCTCGAGAAGCTGACGAAGCTCTATCCGCGAGGGGGTTCGGCGGAAGCACCCGCCGTACGAACGGTGCTCTCGTCGTCGGGGTCGGACGCGGTCGAGACCGCGATCAAGACGGCGATGCTCGCGACCGGCCGCGCGGGCCTGCTCGCTTTCGAAGGCGCCTATCACGGCCTTTCGTTCGGCGCGCTCGACGCGACCTGGCGCGCCGACTTCCGCGAGCCCTTCGAGGCGCGCCTCCCCCGAGCGACCCGCTTCGTTCCCTACGACGATCTCGAGTCGGTCCGTCGCGTCGCGAACGAAGCGCGCGAGGAGATCGGCGCGGTGATCGTCGAACCGCTCCAGGGACGCGGCGGCGAGCGCGTTCCCACCGAGGGCTTCCTGCGCGGCCTGCGCGAGATCTGCGACGAAGCAGGCTGGTTGCTGATCGCCGACGAGATCTACACCGGGCTCGGCCGGACCGGCCGCGTCTTCGCCTGCGACCACGAGGGCGTCGTGCCCGACCTGCTCTGCGTCGGAAAGGGACTCGCGTCCGGCATGCCGCTCTCGGCCTGCCTCGGTCTCGTCGGGATCTTCGACGCCTGGCCACGCTCGGACGGCGAAGCACTCCATACACAGACCTTCCTCGGCCATCCCGCCAGCTGCGCCGCGGCCGTCGCCTCCCTCGACCTGTCCGCGCGACTCGACCTCCCCAACCGCGCCGCGAAGCTCGGGCAGGAGATCCTCGATCGGCTGCGCGTCGATCTGGCCCAGGTCGACGCCGTGGTCGAAGTCCGTGGGCGGGGCCTCATGATCGGCATCGAATGCGTGCGCCCCGAGATCTCCCTCGACGCCACGACCCGGCTCCTCGAGCGCGGCTTCGTCCTGCTGCCCTCCGGAGACGGAGGCCGCGTGCTCTCGCTCACGCCGCCCCTCGTGATCGACCGCGAAGCGATCCATCTCGCGTGCGACGCGATCGTCGACGTGCTCACGTCGGGAGCGACTTCGTGA
- a CDS encoding CoA pyrophosphatase — protein MDIDHVRRKLAGHRPEPLAIEEHRKAAVAVVLREGPRSAEVLLIERALHPHDPWSGHMAFPGGRMEEADDSTRTTAARETFEEVGLSLEGAEYLGHVDELTGNRRTTPSLVVSAHAFHVREHGEFALDPTEVQQAFWFPLAGLHDRERQVEHVIKDMPDARFPGVLVGEPGRHVVWGLTFRFLDRMLQTIEHPFDRTWGNLSTLVDASGRPRFR, from the coding sequence GTGGACATCGATCACGTACGCAGGAAGCTCGCCGGCCATCGGCCCGAGCCGCTCGCCATCGAGGAGCACCGCAAGGCAGCCGTCGCCGTCGTCCTGCGGGAGGGCCCCCGCTCCGCCGAGGTCCTGCTGATCGAGCGCGCCCTCCACCCCCACGACCCCTGGTCGGGCCACATGGCCTTTCCCGGCGGAAGGATGGAAGAGGCGGACGATTCGACGCGAACGACCGCGGCCCGGGAGACCTTCGAGGAGGTCGGGCTCTCGCTCGAGGGCGCCGAGTACCTCGGGCATGTGGACGAGCTGACCGGCAACCGCCGGACGACGCCGAGCCTCGTGGTGTCGGCGCACGCCTTCCATGTCCGCGAACACGGCGAGTTCGCGCTCGACCCGACCGAGGTCCAGCAGGCCTTCTGGTTCCCGCTGGCCGGTCTCCATGATCGGGAGCGGCAGGTCGAGCACGTCATCAAGGACATGCCCGACGCGCGCTTTCCCGGCGTGCTGGTCGGCGAGCCCGGCCGCCACGTGGTCTGGGGGCTCACCTTCCGCTTCCTCGACCGGATGCTCCAGACGATCGAGCATCCCTTCGACCGAACCTGGGGCAACCTCTCGACCCTGGTCGACGCCTCGGGCAGGCCGCGCTTTCGTTAG
- a CDS encoding alpha/beta hydrolase — MPRDPLVHTIPAPGDIRLHCLEWRTESDDAPVVFLHGGGAHAHWWTHLVGRLAYRGPRFALDFRGHGDSDFPEEREVGAFNLDLEALLSWLGRDDVHLIGHSMGAAVAFDHASRFPATRSVVLIDLARGSERGSGRRARLALALRRTYATREEAIQRFRFLPESSHADESLRLSIARRSVREEPDGRFGYKFDPAWFGLPSRPRPDPADVRCPVLLVRGGDSRLLSQEAAEELARVLPRGSLAVVPDAGHHVAVDQPDRLLDAIAAFVEREGLAPGDSA; from the coding sequence ATGCCCCGAGACCCGCTCGTCCATACGATTCCCGCGCCCGGCGACATCCGTCTCCACTGCCTCGAGTGGAGGACGGAATCCGACGATGCACCCGTCGTCTTCCTCCACGGCGGCGGCGCCCACGCCCATTGGTGGACCCATCTGGTCGGTCGCCTCGCCTACCGCGGCCCCCGCTTCGCACTCGACTTCAGGGGGCACGGCGATTCGGACTTTCCCGAGGAGCGGGAAGTCGGCGCCTTCAACCTCGACCTCGAAGCGCTGCTCAGCTGGCTCGGCCGCGACGACGTCCACCTGATCGGCCACTCGATGGGCGCGGCGGTCGCCTTCGATCACGCGAGTCGTTTCCCCGCGACGCGAAGTGTCGTCCTGATCGACCTGGCCCGGGGCAGCGAACGCGGCTCGGGACGTCGCGCACGCCTCGCCCTCGCATTGCGGCGGACCTATGCCACGCGCGAAGAGGCGATCCAGCGTTTCCGCTTCCTCCCCGAGTCGAGTCACGCGGACGAGTCACTTCGCCTCTCGATCGCCCGCCGCTCGGTCCGCGAGGAGCCGGACGGGCGCTTCGGGTACAAGTTCGACCCCGCCTGGTTCGGACTGCCGTCGCGACCTCGCCCGGACCCTGCGGACGTGCGCTGTCCGGTCCTCCTCGTCCGCGGCGGGGACAGTCGACTCCTCTCCCAGGAAGCCGCGGAGGAGCTCGCCCGCGTCCTGCCTCGCGGAAGCCTCGCAGTCGTCCCCGACGCGGGCCATCACGTGGCCGTCGACCAGCCCGATCGCCTCCTCGACGCGATCGCCGCGTTCGTCGAACGCGAAGGGCTCGCACCCGGGGATTCAGCCTAG
- a CDS encoding GGDEF domain-containing protein: MIDDKVSQHMNRDVLMGAPETPLAEVVSLMHSRAHSCFVVCESGVPAGVITERDAVAFLDHLLEGKRYDDVRAGEIMASPVHTLSENANMGEVIRIMKERKFRRVPITDDKGKLSGIVNLMELQAAMNTVLERRGRDLEVAVMARTAELQAANAKLEELSIRDGLTGLLNRRAMSEKLEDLHALSVRYGNAYSVILLDIDHFKNYNDALGHLQGDQALCEIARLLSESVRTADTAYRYGGEEFLIAMPETDHDAVGVVANRVREAIEEQAIPHPDSKTRPHLTLSLGHASVTRHNVQRFAEWSEVVEEADQALYRAKQGGRNRVEGPLERHHERSSG; this comes from the coding sequence ATGATCGACGACAAGGTCTCGCAGCACATGAATCGCGACGTCCTGATGGGCGCGCCGGAAACGCCCCTCGCGGAAGTCGTTTCGCTGATGCACTCGCGCGCCCATAGCTGCTTCGTCGTGTGCGAGAGCGGCGTGCCCGCCGGCGTGATCACCGAGCGCGATGCGGTCGCCTTCCTCGATCATCTCCTCGAAGGCAAGCGCTACGACGACGTTCGCGCCGGCGAGATCATGGCGAGCCCGGTGCATACGCTCTCCGAGAACGCGAACATGGGCGAAGTCATCCGGATCATGAAGGAACGCAAGTTCCGCCGTGTCCCGATCACGGACGACAAGGGCAAGCTGTCGGGGATCGTGAACCTGATGGAGCTGCAGGCCGCGATGAACACCGTCCTCGAACGCCGCGGACGGGACCTCGAGGTCGCGGTCATGGCACGAACCGCTGAGCTCCAGGCGGCCAACGCGAAGCTCGAAGAGCTCTCGATCCGCGACGGCTTGACGGGACTCCTGAACCGACGCGCGATGTCCGAGAAACTCGAGGATCTGCACGCGCTCTCGGTCAGATACGGCAACGCGTACTCGGTGATTCTGCTCGACATCGACCACTTCAAGAACTACAACGACGCGCTCGGGCACCTTCAGGGTGACCAGGCACTCTGCGAGATCGCCAGGCTCCTCTCGGAATCGGTACGGACCGCGGACACGGCCTATCGGTACGGCGGTGAGGAGTTCCTCATCGCGATGCCCGAAACGGATCACGACGCGGTGGGCGTCGTCGCGAATCGCGTTCGCGAAGCGATCGAAGAGCAGGCGATCCCGCACCCCGACTCGAAGACCCGGCCCCACCTCACCCTCTCTCTCGGCCATGCTTCGGTCACGCGTCACAATGTCCAGCGTTTCGCGGAATGGAGCGAAGTCGTCGAGGAAGCCGACCAGGCCCTCTATCGCGCGAAGCAGGGTGGCCGGAATCGCGTCGAGGGTCCGCTCGAACGGCACCACGAGCGTTCGAGCGGCTGA
- a CDS encoding ATP-binding protein yields the protein MDPDTTRRTRQVTGTLAAIWAMLAIGLSIFSLISPRPGPQLPVRTSIIAGVAIVHAMSDAAAAAGVEENDQLLSVDGVPAIQAIWEPALETGVVDTYRLLKPDGSILTASLLPVRAGEVEKTGDVLLHLGLLLVSSLYLVVALTVWWTRQASRESWALLLYCSVMSVLLSSAIRVDIIPWAPTRVLATLPFLGATTFHLFTTYPIEPSWIVKRRRIRLIPYLIAGSIFFTVLTQSAMGIPPSWVATAAFVFGIGTSVGSIAILAAGRSEARQAGIGDRADLMLLAGLVSLLPALLALIAEWVVPTALPWYVALLWVGFFPVAVGYGMIRRQLFEFRLAAKSSAAYGAASLAITGVFAFIITFADEVVEQYGVDERNVQVVLLFLAILAFNPLRERMQGLVDNFFDRDRSQYRRAVREISEAMVSMLSMNEIGDRILAALTDTMGVSRAMVLLFDDGDRVLRASAWRGDWDQEDIDTEIPSDHPIWKHLWMRREELARQDFDDDPDPEKRESCWDIYDTLEVELLVPILFGVDLLGVIAVGRKLSGERLATDDRQLLRTLANQSSIAIENAKAFDEIAKLNESLEMRVEERTRELQDTQNQLMQSEKLKSLGQLVAGVAHELNNPIGFVHANLQLIDEFVDRAATARDAGRGEEADRHREAIKKLLARSREGTERVKQIVMDLRTFSRMDQADLQTAQLTDEIDRTLALMEPQFKGSIEVVKDYQPIPEVRCFPGQLNQVFLNLLMNACDVLEDGGTITIRTRPTTEGVRLRFEDTGPGIPPDVASRIFDPFFTTKEVGKGTGLGLSLSHGIIERHGGRIQILSAPGEGAVFEIDLPLEAPEIEGAGEEEGTASPARAM from the coding sequence ATGGATCCCGACACGACGCGGCGCACACGACAGGTCACCGGCACCCTCGCCGCGATCTGGGCGATGCTCGCCATCGGCCTGTCGATCTTCTCGCTGATCTCGCCGCGACCCGGTCCGCAGCTGCCGGTGCGGACTTCGATCATCGCCGGCGTCGCCATCGTGCACGCCATGAGCGACGCGGCCGCGGCGGCCGGCGTCGAGGAGAACGACCAGCTCCTCTCCGTCGATGGGGTGCCCGCGATCCAGGCCATCTGGGAGCCCGCCCTCGAGACCGGCGTCGTCGACACCTATCGCCTGCTGAAGCCGGATGGTTCGATCCTGACGGCCTCGCTCCTGCCCGTGCGCGCGGGAGAGGTCGAGAAGACCGGTGACGTGTTGCTCCACCTCGGGCTCCTGCTGGTGAGCTCGCTCTATCTCGTCGTGGCGCTCACGGTCTGGTGGACGCGGCAGGCGAGCCGCGAGTCCTGGGCGCTGTTGCTCTACTGCTCGGTGATGTCGGTGCTGCTCTCGTCGGCGATTCGTGTCGACATCATCCCCTGGGCGCCCACCCGGGTCCTCGCGACGTTGCCCTTCCTGGGCGCGACCACCTTCCATCTCTTCACGACCTACCCGATCGAGCCTTCGTGGATCGTGAAGCGTCGCCGTATCCGGTTGATCCCCTACCTGATCGCCGGTTCGATCTTCTTCACGGTCCTCACCCAGTCCGCCATGGGGATTCCGCCGAGCTGGGTCGCCACCGCCGCCTTCGTCTTCGGGATCGGAACGAGTGTCGGCTCGATCGCGATCCTCGCGGCCGGTCGCTCCGAGGCCCGCCAGGCAGGCATCGGCGATCGCGCGGACCTGATGCTGTTGGCCGGCCTCGTCAGCCTGCTGCCCGCGCTCCTCGCGCTGATCGCGGAGTGGGTCGTGCCGACGGCGCTCCCCTGGTACGTGGCCCTCCTCTGGGTGGGCTTCTTCCCCGTCGCCGTCGGCTACGGGATGATCCGCCGCCAGCTCTTCGAGTTCCGCCTCGCGGCGAAGTCGAGCGCCGCCTACGGCGCCGCTTCGCTCGCGATCACCGGCGTCTTCGCCTTCATCATCACCTTCGCCGACGAAGTCGTCGAGCAGTACGGCGTGGACGAACGGAACGTGCAGGTCGTCCTGCTCTTCCTGGCGATCCTCGCGTTCAACCCCCTGCGCGAACGCATGCAGGGCCTCGTCGACAACTTCTTCGACCGCGACCGATCCCAGTACCGGCGCGCGGTCCGCGAGATCTCGGAGGCGATGGTCTCCATGTTGTCGATGAACGAGATCGGCGACCGGATCCTGGCGGCGCTGACGGATACGATGGGCGTCTCGCGCGCGATGGTGCTGCTCTTCGACGACGGCGATCGTGTGCTGCGCGCCTCGGCCTGGCGCGGCGACTGGGACCAGGAAGACATCGACACCGAGATCCCTTCGGACCACCCGATCTGGAAGCATCTCTGGATGCGTCGGGAGGAGCTCGCGCGCCAGGATTTCGACGACGACCCGGATCCCGAGAAGCGCGAGAGCTGCTGGGACATCTACGACACGCTCGAGGTCGAGCTGCTGGTTCCCATCCTCTTCGGGGTCGACCTGCTCGGCGTGATCGCCGTCGGCCGAAAGCTCTCCGGCGAGCGGCTCGCGACCGACGATCGCCAGCTCCTGCGCACGCTCGCGAACCAGAGCTCGATCGCGATCGAGAACGCGAAGGCCTTCGACGAGATCGCGAAGCTGAACGAGAGCCTCGAGATGCGCGTCGAGGAACGCACGCGCGAGCTCCAGGACACGCAGAACCAGCTCATGCAGAGCGAGAAGCTGAAGAGCCTCGGGCAGCTCGTCGCCGGCGTCGCCCACGAGCTCAACAACCCGATCGGCTTCGTCCACGCGAACCTGCAGCTGATCGACGAGTTCGTGGACCGGGCAGCGACCGCCCGGGATGCCGGACGTGGCGAGGAAGCCGATCGGCACCGCGAGGCGATCAAGAAGCTCCTCGCCCGAAGCCGCGAGGGGACCGAGCGCGTCAAGCAGATCGTGATGGACCTGCGCACGTTCTCACGGATGGATCAGGCGGACCTGCAGACGGCGCAGCTCACCGACGAGATCGACCGCACCCTCGCCCTCATGGAGCCGCAGTTCAAGGGATCGATCGAGGTGGTCAAGGACTATCAGCCGATCCCGGAGGTGCGCTGCTTCCCGGGTCAGCTGAACCAGGTCTTCCTGAACCTGCTGATGAACGCGTGCGACGTACTCGAAGACGGCGGCACGATCACGATCCGCACGCGTCCGACGACCGAGGGCGTGCGGCTGCGCTTCGAGGACACCGGGCCCGGCATCCCGCCCGACGTCGCCTCACGAATCTTCGACCCCTTCTTCACGACGAAGGAGGTCGGGAAGGGTACGGGGCTCGGCCTCTCGCTCTCCCACGGCATCATCGAGCGACACGGCGGACGCATCCAGATCCTCTCCGCGCCCGGCGAGGGTGCGGTCTTCGAGATCGACCTTCCGCTCGAAGCTCCGGAGATCGAGGGCGCAGGTGAAGAAGAGGGAACTGCGAGTCCAGCGCGAGCGATGTGA